The genomic interval ATAGATCCAGTAGTCATTATATACATTTTCAACCCACCGAGGCAAATGACAAGTTACAAAATATAATGTAAATGCTTGGATGATAACGATGGTTTATGTTGCAGGCAGATATCCGATATCATACTTTCAAAATGGCTGAAGACCTAGCCGCGCAAAAGTTTATAAAACCTGGTAGCCATAAAGGTAAAGGTCTGGCTGTCTTTACCAGTGGAGGTGATTCACAAGGTAAAGAACTGAACGATTTAACATATACATCTTATGTATGtttctatatatatttattgtaacGTATCTCCTTCCAGGAATGAATGCTGCCGTTCGAGCAGTTGTTAGAATGGGTATTTATCTAGGATGTAAAGTGTTTTTTATTAAGGAAGGCTACCAAGGTATGGTAGACGGAGGCAATAATATTGTTGAAGCGACATGGTCCTCTGTGTCTTGCATCATCCATAGAGTACGCATACGATTGTTCTCTTCTGGCTCTTAATTTTAAAACAATAAGTAAAACGTAATCATTTAATATGTATTTCAGGGTGGCACGGTAATAGGTTCCGCAAGATGTATGGAATTTAAAGAACGCGCTGGTCGCAGGAGAGCTGCGAAAAATTTAGTGACTCGTGGCATCACTAATCTAGTTGTGATCGGTGGTGATGGTTCTCTTACCGGTGCAAATCTTTTCAAGGAAGAGTATGCTGATTTGCTGAAAGAACTGGTCGACTCAGGTGAGATTTCTACATTCTTATATACGTCGACTGAATAATTAACGCTGCTCCTTGATCTTCAGGTGAGATAACTAAGGAGCAAGGAGAAAAGTATCAGCACTTACATATTGTCGGTTTGGTTGGTTCTATTGATAACGATTTTTGCGGAACTGATATGACCATTGGTACGGACTCTGCTTTGCATCGTATTATCGAAAGCATCGATGCGATCGTTAGTACCGCGTACTCTCATCAAAGGACATTCATCATGGAAGTTATGGGTCGCCATTGTGGGTAAGCAAACGACACGAAATAATCTCTTATATATCTCTTGATATTACATCATGAAAATCCttaaagaaaaatgatttttcagcGATAAAGGAAAGTGTACTATTAATAGGGTAGATTCTAATAAATTGCGTAACTCTTAATTCTCTAGTATTGTTTACAAGTTTGATAAATTTTCGGATAGGTATCTGGCCATTGTGGGTGCTTTAGCTGCAGAAGCAGATTATGTTTTCTGCCCGGAATCACCACCGCCTGTTGACTGGCCTGATAAACTATGTAAAAAATTGGAGCAGGCATGTTGATTAGGAAATCCCAAGTTCTCTTACCATACTGTTGTCTTTCACTAACTAAATTTAACAAATAcagtaatttatatatatatatatatctatatatgtatttaccCTATATATTTGGTTGCTTACTTCTGTTTCTGGTACCGCAAAGGAAAGCAGCATTACTTCCTcctttttattttgattttctcTTACCGATTATGTTGACAAGAATCGAATGGCCAAGTCTGAGACCGAGTTTTATCTCGGAGAATTTTCCATTTGGGTAGACTAAAAACAATTTTGTAACAATTTAATGTAAACTAAAGATAATGAAACTAGAGCCTTTCAGGTATCTGTCGTTAGCCTCGAGTTTATCTTCAGAAGCATGCTATACCTTCATACCTGAAGCACCGACGACAGGTGATTGGGTCGAAGAGGTTTGCAAAGCTGTGCAACAGGCACGTTTCGAACAATCATGCTATCTTTAATCGAATATTTCTAACTTTGATGAAACCTCTTTTATGGCCAGATTTGATTACACGTCATTAAATtcattatcttttttttttgttctgtcGAAAGCGTGTGTCTGCTCCTTTGCTATTGTAGTTAGATTCGccagaaaaagaaaagtatgCTAATTTACGAACAGCTAAATTACATTGTCCTATGTAAAAGTTGTTCGCGAGTACATCGAGTACGAAAAGTGTAAAATTCGAGATCTTTCGAAATATGCAATTAGATTTATCCGTCTTACCTTTCATCcatcaaaattgaaaattgttgactCCATAATTTCTCCCTTTCATttgataatatttttagttaGCTTTTCTATCATACCATTACAGTTACCTGGCTCTAGTGGCAGCCATATGTTGTGAAGCTGACTTTGTATTCATCCCAGAGTGGCCACCTGAACAGGATTGGCCAAACAAGCTGTGCAAAAAGTTGTTGCAGGTtcgcaatttattttttttttttattattttttatacggTTCAGTAAAACTAGCTGTACATACATTCCACTGTTTCGCACAGTCAGACGCAAAGCAAAGATTTCTTTTGATAATTTATGCTTGATTCATTTAGCTAGGAGAGAGAGCGGTGAAGGTTGTccctatttaattttaattcagaTTCTTTGTTTGTCCTTGGTAAGCTTATTCGCATAATTGCACTTGGTTTCTTTTTTTACTTCATACCCTAGACTATTTAATTGTGCACAATATAGTCATGTAGCTTTAAGTCTAACAAATGGTAACAAGTTGTTTTATAACACGATTTAGTTAATATTAGCCACTCTACTGACACTGTTCTTTTGTTTAacaactagacagcggatctttgtgtAAAATTAAAATGATCTACCCGAATTACACCaaactcgagtgaaatagaaatgtattttctttcttaatatgttgaacagattgaaaataatataacagtacttTGAAATTCTTCTATTCTTCTTACCGTGTTAAAatcacacctactcatttttctcataaatgcatgaacatccgcagtctattaataacattttacattGAAATCTGAAAGTCATTTCTAACACAAATTACTTCTACGAATAGATGTTGAGACTTCCGCGCAAGTACTGTGAATTGAAATGCTTATTTTTCAGGAACGTCTTACCGGTCAACGTCTGAATATTATTATTGTAGCCGAGGGGGCTGTTGATAGAAGCGGTCAACCGATTACCGCAGAAATAGTTCATAAAGTTGTCGTCGATAAGCTGCAACAAGACACCAGGATTACTGTCCTCGGCCATGTTCAAAGAGGTGGTAATCCATCGGCTTTCGATAGAGTTCTGGTCAGTGATTTTCCATGGTTGTATATCCAAGCAATTGTTGACCGATCGATCGACAACATTCTAACGGCGATGTACTAACTTAATGCCGATAATGTAAAGGGTTGTCGAATGGGCGCAGAAGCTGTAATGGCCTTAATGGAAGCTACGCCAGAAACAGAAGCGTGTGTGGTCACGTTGGATGGGAATCAAGCTGTCCGATTACCGCTAATGGAATGCGTTCGTCGCACCAAGGCTGTGGCGCAAGCCATGGCCGATAAAAATTGGGATTTAGCTGTTCAACTTCGTGGAAAGTAAGACAAAACATACCGTAGCGATAATTTCAACTACCAGGTGTACCCTGCAAGGTTCCATTCAAATCGATTTCAACTATTCTCAGGGGATTTGCTCGTAACTTGGACACGTACAAGATGTTGACTCGCCTGAAAGCACCGGTCGATCATGATCCCAACAAGGTATGTTATAGCACACGTATTACGAACGATTACCACGAACTTAAAACCTTTCGCCAACTTGAAACACTCGAAGGTTTTCCGTTCGATAATAATTTAACAATTCTATCGTGGCGGAGACTTACCTTTATTACATTTATTGTTTAATACTGCTTCAGGAGAGTAATGGCCCCGCATTAACGAAGGTAAATTtgttaagaaagaaattttcatgtatatttttctgctaAGTATTGTATTTTGACGCCTTGTAGCACAGTCTTGCTAACATCCCCATTTTCTCTTTCTAAACCAGCAATTCACTTTATGCGGACAAGTAAGTTTGAAAAGCCTCGAATCATCATTTTACTGCTGCTATGTTTTCatgatttgtttcttttttttaccTCATCAAACTTGTAGCACAAGCGTTTCGATGAGCAGACGGAAttctaaaatattattatatcgaACTACAAAACATGTGTTCGTTTCCTTTTTATGTGCACGCTGCATGGAGCGACGATTGGATCCTTCGAGATATTATTCGAGATTTTTGTTTCAGGACCATTACACGTTAGGCGTGATGCACATTGGATCGCCTTCCTGCGGTATGAACGCTGCCGTGCGTTCCTTCGTGAGAAACTGTATATATAGAGGAGATAAGGTATCATTTTGCACAACCAGCATTTTGTTCAACAACCACCGATAGAGTCTCAATTCGGCTCAATTCTCAATTATCTTTAGGTTTACGGCATTTGCGACGGAATACTTGGTCTAATGGCCGGGAAATTCAAACTAATGGATTGGCCTTCTGTCACCGGCTGGGTAGCACAAGGTGGAGCATATTTAGGAACAAAACGGGCTCCTCCGAAAGACGAGCAATTGCCGCAAATTGCTCAGAAACTGAAGGAGTTTGGAATTCAAGCGTTACTTATCATCGGAGGATTCGAGGTATCGATTTGCGGAAAGAGAGCAGCCCATTACGAAGGAACTCGAACTGATCGTTAATTTCTTTTGGCCAGGGTTATCAAACGGGTCTTACGTTCTTCAAAGCCAGGGATAAATTCGAGGAGTTCCGAATTCCTATTGCTATGATACCCGCAACTATCAGCAATAACGTACCGGGAACGGAATTTTCATTAGGCTGTGATACCGCTCTGAACGAAATTACGGAGGTAAAGAGAACTCTGACTTGTACGACGAACGCATAACAGCATAGTGAAATCACTTAAATGGGCATATTGTTTGTAGATCTGTGATCGAATTCGTCAGTCGGCGCAGGGTACAAAACGCCGAGTATTTATTATCGAGACTATGGGTGGATATTGTGGTTATCTGGCAACCGTCGCCGGATTGGCTGGCGGAGCCGATGCGGCGTACATATTCGAGGAAAAGTTCAATATCAAAGATTTGAATCAGGACGTGATCGCAATGGCCGCGAAAATGTCCGAAGGTGTACAAAGAGGTCTTATCCTGAGAAACGAGAACGCCAATTTGAACTATAGTACAGATTTCATGCAGAGACTTTTCAGCGAAGAGGGAAAGGGTCTTTTCAGCTGTAGAATGAATATTATTGGTACGCGCTTAATTAACCGGTTCGACCGGCGTTTCGTTCGGGCGAATATAAATGGTTTATCGTATCGTTTGTAGGACACATGCAGCAAGGTGGCTCACCAACTCCGTTCGATCGCAACTTGGGTACGAAAATGGGTTCGAAAGCGGTCGATTGGTTCAGCAATCAGTTGAAGAAGCACACTAACAGCGAGGGCAAAACGTTGACTACGGACAACGATTCCGCGGTGATGATTGGTATTGTACGGAGGCAATACAGATTCACGCCATTCTCTGAACTTCTCGAAGTCACCGATTTCGAGTGAGTACCACACACGCGAAAACGTAACACGATGTTGTTTAGAATAGTTTACAATTGGAAACCTATCGAACGATACTTTCTGAATTGCGCAGCCATCGCATTCCGACGTATCAGTGGTGGATGAAGTTGCGGCCATTGCTCAAAGTTTTAGCGAAACACGAGTCCACCTACGAGGAGGAGGGACTTTACATAACCGTCGAAGAAATGGACCTCGAAAATGACCCACCACTCGTCTAAGCTACAAATTACACACCGCACGATATACAGTATAAGGTAATGTTCCGTAATAAACTGTACAATGTTAATCGTACGTCGAACGTAGATGTTTTATTGCAGAGTATGACAGTATTGTACGGCATTATGTAAATCATGTTACGTTGTTACTTTCGAGAAGAACGATCAAGTTAGCTAGGTAGTGTTGTATCGTAGAATCACGACGTTCtacaaacaaaaattttaatataagtTGCCTACTATATCGACCACTGGAGAAATCACTATGTATATGCGTGTACCTGTCGTCGTCTACGTGTTTAATTAATCGATAAAGAGTCGCGCGTTGAAAACCTGAATGTGAACTATCTAAATAAACGACAGATTACTACATACACCATTGCCATGAACAAGAATGCAGATTATATATATACTGAAAATATCGAATTTATGTATTTTAAATGCGGTTTAAGCTCAGGTGAGAAATAGGTACAAAAATAGTACCTGAAAAAAAAAGACGCGAAGGTAAGCTATTATACCTGAATAGTGTAAGAAAACAAAGCGAGTTATTAGAACGCCTAGGACGGCATTTTCATCGATACCAGTGAAAAGTTGAGTTGTTATAGCGGTGCCATTCGCTGTTCAGTGACGTGTGCATCGTATATGCACGTCGTTTCAATAGTAAAACGTATAACGATCGAATGGTGTACATATACATAATGAAAGAAGATATAAGATATCACCATACGATACTCGAGTCGAATAACTCGCAGATTTGGTGGTTGCCGAATCCTGCGAAACGCTTAGCATACTTGGCATCGCGTTCACCGTCATCCGCCGCGTGAAATTGTTGAACCAGTTTGGAAGAAATCGAAACGACAAACGACATATCTAGCACTCACTTGGTTTTACTTATGCAATGTTGAACGTTGACCGAAGTTGATTAGAATAAGAATGCGTTACTCTCATTGCTTCGAAGGTTTAGTTGCAACGCGAAATCACGAAATCACGAAACAACCATGGAATCACGAAATCGGACACACCACTATTCATGAATCGCTAGCTCGCGGATAAATGTACTAGGCTATATTTGTGGTCTACTAAGATATAAAATTAAACGTAACGTGGCATTTTCCTTTGACGAAAACATTATCCTTTGGTTTAGCTTTACCAATAGCTACGAAAAGCTATTAAGAAGAATATACTTGTCTACCTCGAAACATAATTTGCAACGTCGGACGACGCGAAGGGTATGCCCAAAAGCCCGAGTCGTGCTGGTTGCGTGTAACATTAAAAGATTTCTGCTAAGATTTAAGGCTTGTGACCACAAGAGTATTTAGATTTAATTCTATTTATCTGAAACGAGTCGTCGTATAAGTACTAAAagtagattattattattattattattattattgtcattGTCATCGTCgtgattaattattattatgattattattatcgttACATATTATTACGGTTATTATCATTATTCCTACCGAAATTCTAGAGAGAGGCACGTCAATTTACATTATATTTATAAACTTAATCGATGTTACCGATACGAAATAACAACGCGGGAAACGTTTTGTAGCGATCGACAACATTTGTCCAGTTTTAATGTAAAATACGGGTTGCGTGACGACAAAGCAACGACGAGAAATAGAAAAGAATCTTCCGATCTGCCGTGattagttaaatttttcatatgtaACGATTCGATTGTACGATATAAGTAGCGGTAGAGGAGAAATGATCGAATCGACTCGATTTGCAAGGTAACTATTTGTCACGGCACATATTAATCGTGTACGCTTATCCCAAAGTCGCGTACGTATTTAACGAAAGATCATTGTAAATTGCTTCGTCGAAATCGTTGCTAAACAATTGTAAATCGTTCAAAATACTGTAAAGTTAATAGATGTTGTTGAGAAGCAAATAAATGACGTTAAGTAATCGTTCCAGATGGACAACTACTATAGAATAAAGTGTTTCCGTGAAGATACGATCGCAAGAACAATAGAAATTTAAAGATCTCCTGTTTGCACCGTCGACTGTGGAAAGTAGAAACTTCTTTTGGCCTAATTATACGACGATTGGAACTAGTATTGTACTAACCGAAAGACGACTAAAGATATAATGCTGaaagagtatatatatatatatatgatgtgtatgtatatacatatatatattatttttacgattacagatatacatacattatattttcgactcattgTTGATCAATGAATTTACAGTTTATCTGTGACGTAATACGTATAGCGTAACAGATGTGTTATTTTACTCCAACATCAAATTGTTGAACATGTATATTTTCACTTTACCGTCGTCGCATGACTATATTTACCGTAGTTATATTCATTCATCGATAGTTCAAAGTTTGCGCGCGAAATGTTTGTGGTAATTGCACAATTTCAGAAACAGGTGCGTAACGGCACAtgtaataaatacatatatatatatcgtgaTCACCGAGAATGTACCTAATGCTCTCAATAAAGTGTACGTTATGATTACTTCTACTTGACAcacatgtatatgtattgttCCTATTTTGATACCGATTTCTCGGTAAGTATATCAGCACATCCAGTTTTTTGCGATAATGTGAATCAAATAAACGGCATACCTTCTCTGCTCGCAAGAGTTTCATtatgtttatattttttcatgataAACCTTTAACGTCTCAAAAAATGCAACTTTTTACATtatcgggaggggggggggcggcatATTGTGACAAAATCATTCTCTGCGttggtggaggcatagaggagatttcaaggtcaccttgatttttttaaatggaaagacctactttctgtatcatgaatcgatagactatcgaattctgagtaaaactgtattgacctccatatgtcctaaatcgaatagttaacgagatattatcgaaataattctctttcttctttggataatatctcgttaactattaggtttaggacatatgaaggtcaacgtttttatactcagattttgatactctatcgatctatggtataaaaaatgggacattccatttaaaaaaataaagttgaccttcatatgtcctttacgcgtccacctacagaaaaattgGTAATACCAAATTATGAGCCCCCCGATACCAAGTAAGTTTAGTCTAATGCATTTTCTCCTATCTTCAAAAACAAGAATACCCAGTGTACGTATATACATGCGTAAACAGCCCGACTGCGAATTTTTGCACGTTTAAAGCtgacgaaaaaatatttaaaaaatcactgGAACAGAGTATTATcctataaataattttctaaatttatttatgaaaatgtaTCAAATCTACCAATGATtgtatgtgtatgtatgtgtaaGTGCGTATAACCTTGTCGCTCTTGAAGACAACACAACGTATGTATAATTAAGTCTCGAAGTTTTTGGCTATCGAATTAATCGTTATCGCgtcaaataaaattatacttTCCGTTCCGTATGGACAGGAACGCGGAAGAATCGTTCAGGCATCGTAAGATAAGTGTACGAAGCGAGTTTGGTATTGTTTCGATTCACGTGGTGCCAACGAGTATATAGGCAAGTGCCACATTGTCCTACGTTGGCCAGTTAGGTTCCATACGGTTCCATACGCTGTCGGTTTTGTGTGTTGGTCTGTTGGTGTAAGCGAGACGATAACTGGCATTGTTGTTCGATGGTGGAGGCCTTCGCGTCACTCGGTTCGAACAGTTTTCCGGCGGTAGACCGACGCTCTCGTGATAGTTAATCTGtcattttgttggaaacatgGTTACGGTAAAAGGTCGTAAGAACTCGAATAAAAATCCACCGATACTCAGTCATGAGTTTGTCATTCAGAATCATGGGGATATTGTTTCCTGTGTGGCTTTAATCTTTGTGACTGGTCTAATGGTGCAGGTCAGTGCTTAGTGTCTCTAACATTAACGAAATTTCCTCGTGGTTCAGCGATTATTTTCCTTTCCTTCCTTCATTCGATACGTATTACACAAACGACACCGAGTCGTTCGAACGGTGAACGTTTTACACAGTTTTCTGTGCATGTGTTTCGTTGGCAGAATAACCATATGTTACTAACTATCGCCGGCGTTAAGGCTCAGTGATAAGTTCGATGACTCGATAAGAAACGGTGTCTTCTAACTATATAACAATTATAGATTAGAGTTCTCTTTACTGTCATCAACATCTCCATCAATGTATACTTCTTTTAATatgtaaattttttttataggcCACATCACCATGGGCGTACACATTTATTGCTCTTCATCATAATGTGACATCCAACATAGAAGAACCGACTGCACCGATTAAGTATACAACTGGTTGGAAAGACGCTTGTGCTGTATTCTTTTACTTTTTGATCACGATTGTAATGCATGCTGTGTTCCAAGAATATGTGTTTGATGTAAGTAATAttccttattttatttttcttttttttttctttctaaacACACATAATTATCTCCgataatttcagaaaatttctaaACGTCTACATCTCAGTAAGGTGAAACTAGCTAAATTCAACGAATCTAGTCAATTAGTTTTGTTTTACGCTTTGTCCGTTATATGGGGCATAGACATAATTATCAGGTAAGAAGTTAATTCCAGTAATCCTGCTGTAGCTCTGTATCTCTGCTTAAATGTATATTAAACGTTTGTTCTTTCAGAGAAGAACTGTTGTTAAACATAACGTTGCTATGGAAAGCTTATCCTATTCTGTTAACCTTCTCTTCTAAACTGTTCTTCATTGGTCAACTTTCTTATTGGCTGCACTGTTACCCTGAGTTGTATTTCCAAAGAGTGAAGAGAGAAGACATATTGCCACGTGTTGTGCAAGCAACCATTGGATTAATCTTCACTGTTGCCGCTTACATGCTCAAGTATAATTCagatattctatattatttttaatctactgtACGTCATTATTTAATTCATTTCTTACAATTTCTATAATGTTTCTAGCTTCCAACAAGTAGGAATATTGTTATTGGTTTTGCACTATGTGGGAGATGTTATGCTACACGGAGCTAGAATCATACACTTTGTTAGTAAAAGGGAAAAGATGACGAAACGTAAGTATCTCGAAAATATGTGAACCAATGTATGCAATAGAAGATACATACGTTAATATCGCATCGTTTCTTTTTACAGTCACATTTCTCGTTGCAAATTCGATATACGTTTTCGTACGTGTTGCAACGCTTGCCGTTGCAATTTTGGTTTTCCTGTATGGTTTGAGTCAAGTGGAAAATGTATTCGATTATGATGTTGGAAACTTTAATATTCCCCTCGTACGATTCCCGGCTTTAGGTGTCATCATTGTCTTCCAAGCGTATCTTTCTTACATTTATATTAGAAGGCAACTGAAACGTACTCGGGAAAATGCAACCACTGTACAAGTAGTTGCAAAATCGAAACAAAAGCCGAAGAAAAAAGAGGGTGAGACAGCGTAGTCTAATCGAATTACTGTGAAACTATAAGAATATtagttttcaattaaaaatttctaatttttttgcAGGAAAGAAACCTGCACTGTCAGAGGATGATGATTTGCCAGAAGTTGATCAAGCTACCAAGAAAAATCTGAGATCTCGCTCTTCCACGAAATCAAAATAAATACACAGTTAATTAAAAAACGCATCCAAGGCTgattaaaataatgattatcGTGCGTATTTAACGAGaaacacaattttcaaaatatttatttatctttGCCACATACAAAGTATATGACAGATTGAATATCGATATTACCTGAGACTGGTACTCGTGACGCCGCGCCGCCTTCCACTATTGTTAGCTTAAATGCTACAGTttcattatcctatccactttagACAGACCTTACTCTTGCGGGTACAGAAACATTAACATATTGTAtataatgtattatacgcaCTACTATGATAATGTCGAATACAGGAACTTAATTGCAACTATGACTTTCAATGTAGAAAATGTGAAAGCATACCAGGCAAATGAATGATTCGTTTGAGAAAAAACCAGTATATAAGATCAAATAGCAAGAACAAAGTCACAATTCATTTATCGTGCATAA from Halictus rubicundus isolate RS-2024b chromosome 2, iyHalRubi1_principal, whole genome shotgun sequence carries:
- the Pfk gene encoding ATP-dependent 6-phosphofructokinase isoform X4, whose amino-acid sequence is MAEDLAAQKFIKPGSHKGKGLAVFTSGGDSQGMNAAVRAVVRMGIYLGCKVFFIKEGYQGMVDGGNNIVEATWSSVSCIIHRGGTVIGSARCMEFKERAGRRRAAKNLVTRGITNLVVIGGDGSLTGANLFKEEYADLLKELVDSGEITKEQGEKYQHLHIVGLVGSIDNDFCGTDMTIGTDSALHRIIESIDAIVSTAYSHQRTFIMEVMGRHCGYLAIVGALAAEADYVFCPESPPPVDWPDKLCKKLEQERLTGQRLNIIIVAEGAVDRSGQPITAEIVHKVVVDKLQQDTRITVLGHVQRGGNPSAFDRVLGCRMGAEAVMALMEATPETEACVVTLDGNQAVRLPLMECVRRTKAVAQAMADKNWDLAVQLRGKGFARNLDTYKMLTRLKAPVDHDPNKDHYTLGVMHIGSPSCGMNAAVRSFVRNCIYRGDKVYGICDGILGLMAGKFKLMDWPSVTGWVAQGGAYLGTKRAPPKDEQLPQIAQKLKEFGIQALLIIGGFEGYQTGLTFFKARDKFEEFRIPIAMIPATISNNVPGTEFSLGCDTALNEITEICDRIRQSAQGTKRRVFIIETMGGYCGYLATVAGLAGGADAAYIFEEKFNIKDLNQDVIAMAAKMSEGVQRGLILRNENANLNYSTDFMQRLFSEEGKGLFSCRMNIIGHMQQGGSPTPFDRNLGTKMGSKAVDWFSNQLKKHTNSEGKTLTTDNDSAVMIGIVRRQYRFTPFSELLEVTDFDHRIPTYQWWMKLRPLLKVLAKHESTYEEEGLYITVEEMDLENDPPLV
- the Pfk gene encoding ATP-dependent 6-phosphofructokinase isoform X2 — encoded protein: MAEDLAAQKFIKPGSHKGKGLAVFTSGGDSQGMNAAVRAVVRMGIYLGCKVFFIKEGYQGMVDGGNNIVEATWSSVSCIIHRGGTVIGSARCMEFKERAGRRRAAKNLVTRGITNLVVIGGDGSLTGANLFKEEYADLLKELVDSGEITKEQGEKYQHLHIVGLVGSIDNDFCGTDMTIGTDSALHRIIESIDAIVSTAYSHQRTFIMEVMGRHCGYLALVAAICCEADFVFIPEWPPEQDWPNKLCKKLLQERLTGQRLNIIIVAEGAVDRSGQPITAEIVHKVVVDKLQQDTRITVLGHVQRGGNPSAFDRVLGCRMGAEAVMALMEATPETEACVVTLDGNQAVRLPLMECVRRTKAVAQAMADKNWDLAVQLRGKGFARNLDTYKMLTRLKAPVDHDPNKESNGPALTKVNLFLFQDHYTLGVMHIGSPSCGMNAAVRSFVRNCIYRGDKVYGICDGILGLMAGKFKLMDWPSVTGWVAQGGAYLGTKRAPPKDEQLPQIAQKLKEFGIQALLIIGGFEGYQTGLTFFKARDKFEEFRIPIAMIPATISNNVPGTEFSLGCDTALNEITEICDRIRQSAQGTKRRVFIIETMGGYCGYLATVAGLAGGADAAYIFEEKFNIKDLNQDVIAMAAKMSEGVQRGLILRNENANLNYSTDFMQRLFSEEGKGLFSCRMNIIGHMQQGGSPTPFDRNLGTKMGSKAVDWFSNQLKKHTNSEGKTLTTDNDSAVMIGIVRRQYRFTPFSELLEVTDFDHRIPTYQWWMKLRPLLKVLAKHESTYEEEGLYITVEEMDLENDPPLV
- the Pfk gene encoding ATP-dependent 6-phosphofructokinase isoform X5, whose amino-acid sequence is MAEDLAAQKFIKPGSHKGKGLAVFTSGGDSQGMNAAVRAVVRMGIYLGCKVFFIKEGYQGMVDGGNNIVEATWSSVSCIIHRGGTVIGSARCMEFKERAGRRRAAKNLVTRGITNLVVIGGDGSLTGANLFKEEYADLLKELVDSGEITKEQGEKYQHLHIVGLVGSIDNDFCGTDMTIGTDSALHRIIESIDAIVSTAYSHQRTFIMEVMGRHCGYLALVAAICCEADFVFIPEWPPEQDWPNKLCKKLLQERLTGQRLNIIIVAEGAVDRSGQPITAEIVHKVVVDKLQQDTRITVLGHVQRGGNPSAFDRVLGCRMGAEAVMALMEATPETEACVVTLDGNQAVRLPLMECVRRTKAVAQAMADKNWDLAVQLRGKGFARNLDTYKMLTRLKAPVDHDPNKDHYTLGVMHIGSPSCGMNAAVRSFVRNCIYRGDKVYGICDGILGLMAGKFKLMDWPSVTGWVAQGGAYLGTKRAPPKDEQLPQIAQKLKEFGIQALLIIGGFEGYQTGLTFFKARDKFEEFRIPIAMIPATISNNVPGTEFSLGCDTALNEITEICDRIRQSAQGTKRRVFIIETMGGYCGYLATVAGLAGGADAAYIFEEKFNIKDLNQDVIAMAAKMSEGVQRGLILRNENANLNYSTDFMQRLFSEEGKGLFSCRMNIIGHMQQGGSPTPFDRNLGTKMGSKAVDWFSNQLKKHTNSEGKTLTTDNDSAVMIGIVRRQYRFTPFSELLEVTDFDHRIPTYQWWMKLRPLLKVLAKHESTYEEEGLYITVEEMDLENDPPLV
- the Pfk gene encoding ATP-dependent 6-phosphofructokinase isoform X3; translation: MAEDLAAQKFIKPGSHKGKGLAVFTSGGDSQGMNAAVRAVVRMGIYLGCKVFFIKEGYQGMVDGGNNIVEATWSSVSCIIHRGGTVIGSARCMEFKERAGRRRAAKNLVTRGITNLVVIGGDGSLTGANLFKEEYADLLKELVDSGEITKEQGEKYQHLHIVGLVGSIDNDFCGTDMTIGTDSALHRIIESIDAIVSTAYSHQRTFIMEVMGRHCGYLAIVGALAAEADYVFCPESPPPVDWPDKLCKKLEQERLTGQRLNIIIVAEGAVDRSGQPITAEIVHKVVVDKLQQDTRITVLGHVQRGGNPSAFDRVLGCRMGAEAVMALMEATPETEACVVTLDGNQAVRLPLMECVRRTKAVAQAMADKNWDLAVQLRGKGFARNLDTYKMLTRLKAPVDHDPNKESNGPALTKDHYTLGVMHIGSPSCGMNAAVRSFVRNCIYRGDKVYGICDGILGLMAGKFKLMDWPSVTGWVAQGGAYLGTKRAPPKDEQLPQIAQKLKEFGIQALLIIGGFEGYQTGLTFFKARDKFEEFRIPIAMIPATISNNVPGTEFSLGCDTALNEITEICDRIRQSAQGTKRRVFIIETMGGYCGYLATVAGLAGGADAAYIFEEKFNIKDLNQDVIAMAAKMSEGVQRGLILRNENANLNYSTDFMQRLFSEEGKGLFSCRMNIIGHMQQGGSPTPFDRNLGTKMGSKAVDWFSNQLKKHTNSEGKTLTTDNDSAVMIGIVRRQYRFTPFSELLEVTDFDHRIPTYQWWMKLRPLLKVLAKHESTYEEEGLYITVEEMDLENDPPLV